The genomic window CGGGGCTGGGGCTTCTGGCGGCGATCCCGGCGGTGATTTTCTACAACAAGCTGTCCTCGGACGCGGATCGGCTGATCGGCGGCTATGAGGGGTTTGCCGATGAGTTTTCCACCCTTCTGTCGCGGCAGCTTGACTGATGGGGGCCTCTGTTGCTGCAAAAGGGTCCGGTGGTCGGAGACGGGGCCGCAGGGGCGGTGGCCGGGCGCGCCCGATGTCGGAAATCAACGTCACACCCTTTGTGGATGTGATGCTGTGCCTGTTGATCATTTTCATGGTGGCCGCACCGCTGATGACGGTGGGGGTGCCGGTGGAACTGCCGGAAACCGCGGCGGAAGCTTTGCCAACCGCCGACGAGGAGCCGCTGTCGATCACGCTGGCCGCCGATGGGCGGGTGATGATCCAGACAACCGAGGTGACGCTGGCCGATCTGATCCCGCGCCTGCAGGCAATCGCGGCCGAGCGGGACAGCAATCAGGTTTTCCTGCGCGCCGATGGTGGCATTCCCTATGAACAGGTGATGCAGGTCATGGGGGCGCTGAACGCGGGCGGTTTCCGCGAGATCGGGCTGGTCACGGATGCCGGCGGCCCCGCGCTTGACGGGTCCGGGGGGTGAGGTGGCAATGCGCCGGTCCCTTTACGCCTCGGCGGGTCTTCATCTGGGCATCCTGTTATGGATGGCCATTGGCGGGCTTGTGCGCACCAGCGACCCGGTGGAATTTCAGGTGACCGGCGTGTCGATCCTCAGCACGTCGGATTTCGAGGCATTGACCCAACAGCCGCAGGTGCCCGAGGTGGCCGAGGCGCCGCAGGCCCTGCAACCGACGCCCGAGGTTGAAACCGCCATCGCGCCCGAGGCTGAGGCGGCGCCGCCCGAGGTGGCGCAACCGGCGGAACCCACACCGCCCGAGGCGGAGGCCACGCCGGATGTCAGCGAGTTGGAAACACCCCAGGCCGAGGTCACCGATCAGGTCGCGGTCCTGCCCAGCCCGCCCCAGGGGGATCCGGCGGCGGCCCCGTCCGACACACCCACGCCGCAGGATATCCCGCGTGTCGCGCCACAGCCTGCGCCGATCCCGGAACCCGAGGTGGAGACCGCACCCGATGTGGTGGAGCAGCCCACCACAGATGCGCCGACCGAGGCCCCAGCCGATGAGGTCACGCCCACCGCACCCGAAGCGGCCACAACCGAGATTGTGACGGAAGCAGAGGATCCATCCGCCGGAAATGCGGGGCCTGCGACCTCGGTGCGCCCCACATCCCGCCCGGATCGTCCGGCCCCGGTGGTGGAGACAGCCACCCCCGCACCCGAGGCGGTGACAGAGCCACCCGCCGAAGACCCGCTGGCCGCGGCGATCGAGGCGGCCGTGGAAGAGGCCAATGAGCCCGCCACCCCGACAGAGGCCCCCGCCGCGCCCGCGCAACCCTCGGGCCCGCCGCTGACACGGGGGCAGGAGGACGGGTTTCGCCTGGCGGTGGGCAGTTGCTGGAATGTGGGCTCTCTGTCCAGCGAGGGGTTGCAGACCACCATCATCGTGGCCTTTGGCATGAACCGCGACGGCACACCGGCCAATGATACGATCCGCCTGCAAAGCATCGTGTCAGGCACCGAGGCTGGCGCCCAAAGCGCATTTGAGGCCGCCCGCCGCGCGATTATCCGTTGCGCCCGGAACGGCTATGACCTGCCGGAAGAAAGCTATGAATACTGGCGTGAGGTCGAAGCAGTGTTCAACCCTGATGGTATGAGGCTGCGATGACCTGTCCGATGACATATTTACCCCCAGACGGAATGAGGTTGAGATGACCCGTTTGCTGATCCCCCTGACTCTATTGGCCTTGTTGATTGCGGGGTTTTTCGCCCCCGCCATGGCACAGACCAGCCCCGGCCCTCTCAGGATTGAAATCACCGAAGGGGTCATTGAACCGCTTCCTTTCGCGGTGCCGGTTTTCATCGCTGAAAACGCGGCGGCCTCGGATGTGGCGCAGGATATCACCCGCGTGATCTCGGCCGATCTTCGTGGCACCGGCCTGTTCCGCGAAATCCCGGCCAGCGCCCATATCTCCACGATCACCAGCTTTGACAGCCCGGTGCAATATGCCGACTGGAAGGCGATCAACGCGCAGGCCCTGATCACCGGTTCGGTGGAGCAAACCGCCAATGGGGAACTAGTCGTCCGGTTCCGTCTGTTCGACGTGTTTTCCGATCAGCCCCTGGGGGAGGGGCTGCAATTTGTCGGCACCCCGGAAAGCTGGCGGCGCATGGCCCATAATGTGGCCGATCAGGTCTATGAACGGATCACGGGCGAGGGCGGGTATTTCGATACGCGTGTGGCCTTCATCTCGGAAGACGGGCCCAAGAATGCCCGTCTGAAACGCCTGGCCATCATGGATTACGACGGTGCGAATGTGCAGTACCTGACCGATAGCCGGAACATCGTGCTGGCGCCGCGCTTTTCGCCCAATGGCGACCGGGTGATCTATACCAGTTATGAAAGCGGGTTTCCCCGGGTCTATCTGATGGATGTCGCGACTGTGCAGAACCGCCCGCTGGATGCGTTGCCTGATACGATGTCGTTTGCGCCGCGTTTCTCCCCCGATGGCAATCGCGTGGTCTATTCCGAGGAAGCCGGCGGCAATACCGATATCTATCTGCTTGATCTGAACTCGGGCCAGCGCACCCGCCTGACCGAAGCACCCTCGATCGAAACCGGCCCCAGCTTTTCGCCGGATGGTTCCCAGATCGTGTTCGAGTCCGACCGGTCGGGCCGCCAGCAGATCTATGTCATGCCTTCCAGCGGGGGGGAGGCGCGTCGGATCAGCCAGGGTGAGGTGGGCCGTTATGGCACGCCGGTCTGGTCGCCGCGCGGCGATCTGATTGCGTTCACCTTCCAGAATGCGGGCCGCTTCCATATCGGTGTGATGCGCACGGACGGGTCAGAGGAACGGTTGCTGACCGCCTCGTTCCTGGATGAGGGGCCGACCTGGGCGCCCAATGGTCGGGTGATCATGTTTACAAGGGAAACCGCCGGGGCGGATGGGGCGCCTGCGCTTTATTCGGTCGATATCTCGGGGCGGAACCTGCAACGGGTGGCGACACCGGGCATGGCGTCTGATCCGTCCTGGTCGCCATTGCTGCCTTAGGGCGGATGTGATTTGCACGAACGCCCGCCCATGTTACCCTGCGCGACAAAAGCGCAATTTATTTGAGGAATGAGGAAAGAGCATAATGAAAATTCTGACAAAAACGATCCTGCTGGTGGCGGCTCTCGGCCTGTCGGCCTGTGCCCAGGGCGGGTTGCGCGGCGGTAACGGCGCAGGTCTGAACGGCAATACGGGCGGGCAGGACCCGACCTCGCCTGCCTATTTCAACCAGACCATCGGAGACCGGGTACTGTTCGCGGTCGACGAATCAACGCTTTCCCCGGCATCCCAGTCAGTGCTGGACGGTCAGGCGCAATGGTTGCAAAGCAACAGCGAATATACCGCGCTGATCGAAGGCCATGCGGATGAGCAGGGCACCCGTGAATATAACCTTGCCCTGGGGGCCCGCCGGGCCAATGCGGTTGAGGAATACCTGATCAGCCGGGGCGTTGCCGCCAACCGCCTGCGGACCATCAGCTATGGCAAGGAACGCCCGCTGGAGATCTGCTCGGACGAAAGCTGCTACATGCAGAACCGCCGTGCGGTGACGGTGATTGCTGCCGGTGCGGGGGTCTGACCGAAGATGCTGCGCGCGCTGGCCCTGTCTGTTGCCCTGATCCTGCCCGTGACCGCCACGGCGCAGGATCAGACCCAAACCCTGGCTGACATCCGTCAGGAACTGTCGGTTCTCTTTGTCGAATTGCAACGCCTGCGGGGGGAGTTGAACACAACCTCCGGCGCGACCGGCACCGGGGCAGAGGGCGGGCCGCTGCAACGGCTGGATGCGATCGAGGCCGAATTGCGCCGGATGACCAGCCTGACCGAAGAATTGCAGTTGAGGATTGATCGGGTTGTCCGGGATGGCACCAACCGTGTTGGCGATCTGGAATTCCGCCTTTGTGAGCTGGAAGCGGAATGCGACATTGCCGATCTGGGCGATACACCCAGCCTTGGCGGTGAAGAACCCGCAGGGTCAGGCCCGGTGACCCCTGTTGTGCCCTCTACCGGCGGCGCGGCTTTGGCCGTGGGGGAGCAGACGGATTTCGACCGGGCGCAAGCCGCCTTTGATGCAGGGGATTACCCCGAGGCCGCGCAGCTTTTCGCCGCCTTCACACAAACCTATCCCGGCGGCCCGTTGAGTGCCGAGGCGCATTTTCTGCGCGGCGAGGCCGAGGCCGCACAAAGCAACTGGAGTGCTGCGGCACGGGCCTATCTGGACAGTTTTTCCGGCGCGCCGGACGCACCGCGCGCACCGGAAAGCCTGACCAAACTGGGCACCAGTCTGGGCCAGTTGGGCCAGAGCGAAGAAGCCTGCCTGACCCTGGCCGAGGTTGAACTGCGCTACCCGTCCTCGCAGGCGGTCACGGATGCCCGCGCGGCGATGGCCAGCCTTGGCTGCTCTTGACCCCCGAAAGCCGTTTCGCCGCAACGCTTGACCGGCTTCTGCCGGAGACCCCTGTGGGCTGCATCGGGGTTGCGGTGTCCGGCGGCGGCGATTCTTTGGCGCTGCTGATGCTGACCATGGGCTGGGCCCGGGCCCGGGGGCCTGATGTTGTTCCGCAGATTCAGGCAATCACCGTCGACCATGGCCTGCGCAAGGATAGCGGGGCCGAAGCCGCATGGGTTGCTGCCCGGGCCGCTGAGCTTGGCGCGGATCACGTAACACTGCGCTGGCAGGGCTGGGACGGGCAGGGCAACCTTCAGGCAGAGGCCCGCGCGGCCCGGTATCGACTGATGGGGGACTGGGCCCGGGCCGAGCGGCCGGATATGCCGGTCATCCTTCTGGGTCATACACGCGACGATCTGGCCGAAACCTTTCTGATGCGGCTTGCCCGAGGCTCGGGCGTTGATGGGCTGGCCGCGATGGCAGAAACCAGTGACAGCGATGGGGTCAGGTTTCTAAGGCCGCTTCTGTCGGAACGGCGCAAAGCCCTTCGGGACGTCCTTAACGACAAGGGGCTCACCTGGCTTGACGATCCCTCCAACGACGATCCGAAATTTGACCGGATCAGGGTTCGGCAGGCCCTTGATCTGCTTGGACCTCTTGGCGTGACAGCCGACCGGCTGGCAGACACCGCCTGCCATATGTCCCGCGCCCGCGCAGGGCTGGAAGCCCATGCCGCAGACACCGCCACCCGCATCGTGACCGAGCCACTGCCCGGTGTGATCCTGTTCGACCGCCCGGCTTTCGCGGCCACGGATC from Rhodophyticola sp. CCM32 includes these protein-coding regions:
- the tolR gene encoding protein TolR, translated to MGASVAAKGSGGRRRGRRGGGRARPMSEINVTPFVDVMLCLLIIFMVAAPLMTVGVPVELPETAAEALPTADEEPLSITLAADGRVMIQTTEVTLADLIPRLQAIAAERDSNQVFLRADGGIPYEQVMQVMGALNAGGFREIGLVTDAGGPALDGSGG
- a CDS encoding energy transducer TonB; translated protein: MRRSLYASAGLHLGILLWMAIGGLVRTSDPVEFQVTGVSILSTSDFEALTQQPQVPEVAEAPQALQPTPEVETAIAPEAEAAPPEVAQPAEPTPPEAEATPDVSELETPQAEVTDQVAVLPSPPQGDPAAAPSDTPTPQDIPRVAPQPAPIPEPEVETAPDVVEQPTTDAPTEAPADEVTPTAPEAATTEIVTEAEDPSAGNAGPATSVRPTSRPDRPAPVVETATPAPEAVTEPPAEDPLAAAIEAAVEEANEPATPTEAPAAPAQPSGPPLTRGQEDGFRLAVGSCWNVGSLSSEGLQTTIIVAFGMNRDGTPANDTIRLQSIVSGTEAGAQSAFEAARRAIIRCARNGYDLPEESYEYWREVEAVFNPDGMRLR
- the tolB gene encoding Tol-Pal system beta propeller repeat protein TolB — translated: MTRLLIPLTLLALLIAGFFAPAMAQTSPGPLRIEITEGVIEPLPFAVPVFIAENAAASDVAQDITRVISADLRGTGLFREIPASAHISTITSFDSPVQYADWKAINAQALITGSVEQTANGELVVRFRLFDVFSDQPLGEGLQFVGTPESWRRMAHNVADQVYERITGEGGYFDTRVAFISEDGPKNARLKRLAIMDYDGANVQYLTDSRNIVLAPRFSPNGDRVIYTSYESGFPRVYLMDVATVQNRPLDALPDTMSFAPRFSPDGNRVVYSEEAGGNTDIYLLDLNSGQRTRLTEAPSIETGPSFSPDGSQIVFESDRSGRQQIYVMPSSGGEARRISQGEVGRYGTPVWSPRGDLIAFTFQNAGRFHIGVMRTDGSEERLLTASFLDEGPTWAPNGRVIMFTRETAGADGAPALYSVDISGRNLQRVATPGMASDPSWSPLLP
- the pal gene encoding peptidoglycan-associated lipoprotein Pal, which translates into the protein MKILTKTILLVAALGLSACAQGGLRGGNGAGLNGNTGGQDPTSPAYFNQTIGDRVLFAVDESTLSPASQSVLDGQAQWLQSNSEYTALIEGHADEQGTREYNLALGARRANAVEEYLISRGVAANRLRTISYGKERPLEICSDESCYMQNRRAVTVIAAGAGV
- the ybgF gene encoding tol-pal system protein YbgF, producing MLRALALSVALILPVTATAQDQTQTLADIRQELSVLFVELQRLRGELNTTSGATGTGAEGGPLQRLDAIEAELRRMTSLTEELQLRIDRVVRDGTNRVGDLEFRLCELEAECDIADLGDTPSLGGEEPAGSGPVTPVVPSTGGAALAVGEQTDFDRAQAAFDAGDYPEAAQLFAAFTQTYPGGPLSAEAHFLRGEAEAAQSNWSAAARAYLDSFSGAPDAPRAPESLTKLGTSLGQLGQSEEACLTLAEVELRYPSSQAVTDARAAMASLGCS
- the tilS gene encoding tRNA lysidine(34) synthetase TilS, translating into MTPESRFAATLDRLLPETPVGCIGVAVSGGGDSLALLMLTMGWARARGPDVVPQIQAITVDHGLRKDSGAEAAWVAARAAELGADHVTLRWQGWDGQGNLQAEARAARYRLMGDWARAERPDMPVILLGHTRDDLAETFLMRLARGSGVDGLAAMAETSDSDGVRFLRPLLSERRKALRDVLNDKGLTWLDDPSNDDPKFDRIRVRQALDLLGPLGVTADRLADTACHMSRARAGLEAHAADTATRIVTEPLPGVILFDRPAFAATDRETQLRLLAHGLQRLASAAYRPRLKSLETALDDALTGKGSTLHGGHILATGTDILVTREHAAVADLEVPADGHAKWDSRWQVRGTRLQGCTIRALGAAGASKIDRPPGLPHAALISYPGVWSAETLVAAPNLWHGALCQAIYAPQAGFHRTILPH